The Halorubrum salinarum genome segment CGACGTCCGCGGGGGTGTACAGGCGGTCGACCTCGCGGTTCGAGACGGTCGCGAACCGCGACTTCCGCTCCCCGTGGCGGTCGAGGGTGGGGTCGAGCGTCTCCGCCTCCCACGACTCCTTCGCCTCGCGGATCTCGGAGAGCTCCTCGTCGTCGTACATACCGCCCGTTACCCGCCGGTCGGGTATAAATATTCATTATATTCTGAAAGGGGCGGCCGCGAGCGACCCCGGAAACGACCGCCTCGTCGCGCTCGGCACGGGCCGATCGCCCACCGAGCGGTCGGCTCAGCGATCCCCGAACAGCCGGTCGCGGAGCGACCGCGGCGTGGGGCGCTCCGCGAGCAGCACCGGCGTATCGAGGGCCTCGACGGCCGCGAGCGCGAGCGACCCGCGGACGATCCGTGAGAGGAGGCCGCGCTCAGTGGCGCCGACGATCACGAGGTCGTACCCCTCGCCGACGCGACCGATCGCCGCCTCCACGTCGCCGGTCTCGACGCGCAGGTCGGCGTCCCCGAGGCCGTGCCCCTCGGCCCAGTCGGCGAGGAACTCGCGGCCCGCCGCCTCGTCGCTCTCCTCGACGACGTGTAGCAGCGAGACCTCGGCGCCGACCGCCTCCCGGAGCGCGAGCGCGACCTCGGCGGAGAGGTCCGACGACGGGCCGCCGGCGGTCGGCACGAGCACGTCGGCGGGGTCGAGCCGCCGCCCGTCGAAGACGAGGAAGTCGCAGGGGAGGTCGCGGGCCAGTTCGTCCAGCGAGCCCTCGACGCGCCCGCCGGCGAACCGCGCCCCGCCGTAGCCCATCACTACGGCGTCGGCGCCGGTCGCCCGCGCGGCGTCGAACACCTCCTCGATCCCGCGGTGCGAGAGGATCGTCTTCGTCTCGACCGGCGCGTCGAACGGCGCCGCGTCGGCGACGGCCGCCGAGAGCAGCTCGGCGGAAGACCGGTCGAGCCGCTCCCGGTTCGCGGCAGCGTTCTCCAGCGAGGTCTGGTCGGGGACGGTGACGACGTGAACCGCGAGGAGGCGGGCGTCACGGCTGTCGGCCACGGCGCCGGCGAGCGCGACGAGCGCCGCCTCGGTGCGCGGGTTCGAGAGGGCGACCATGACGACGGGGCGGTCGTCGGCGCGTCCCGTCGGTCGGTCGTCGCTGTGCGGCATCGGTCGACCGCCGCGTCAGCGCGCCGACGACCCGCCCTCGCGGGCGCGACGGCGGCTCATTCGTCCGCGTCGGCGCGCGGGAGCGCGATCACGGGCACCGGCGCGTCGGTCGCGATCTCGGCCGACAGGTCCCCGGAGAGGAACTGGACCAGGCGGTTCCCCCCGCGCGACTGGTAGGCGATCGCGCTCGCGTCCACCTCGCCCGCCGCGTCGAAGATCGCCTCGACCACGTCCCGGGCGTAGGCCGTGTGCTCGGCGGCGTCGGGGAACACCGTTCTGACCGCCGCGTACGACTCGGCCGCGAGCTCCTCCGACTGCTCGATGGGGGTCTTGTCCGGCACGCCGTCCCCCTTCTCGACGACGTGAAGCGCGGTCACCCGCGCGGGGTCGTAGGGGTCGAGCGCCCGCGCCGTTCGAAGCGCGTCCTCCTCGTTCGCGACCGGGAGGAGCACGTGCCCGAGCAGATCCTGGCCGCCGGTGTCGTCGGGTCCGTCCATGCGAGGTAGTACGGCCGGCTGCGCTTAAGAAGGTGGCCTCGCCTCCCCGGGCGTCGCGTCGAGGACCTGACCGCGCCCCGGAAGGTCACTGCTCGTCGACGCCGGCGACGAACAGCGCGAGCACGGGGACGATCTCCAGCCGCCCGATCCACATCAGCCCGATCATCAGCAGCTTCGTCGTGTTCGGCAGGAACTCGTAGCTCCCGAAGGGGCCCAGCGGGCCGAGCCCCGGTCCGATGTTGCCGATCGTCGCGAGCGACGCCGCGAGCGCCTCCGTGCCGGTGAGCCGCTCGCCGATCCGCGCCGTGTCGAGCTCGATGAAGACGGCCGAGAGCGCGAACACGAGGAAGTACAGCAGGGTGAACACGAGGATCCCGCGGATCACGTCCTCGTCGACGACCTCGCCGCCGAGCCGGACCGGCCGGACCACGTCCGGGTTCGCCGTCGTGTACAGCTCGCGGCGGAGCGTCTTCAGCAGGATGAGCCAGCGGATCACCTTGATCCCGCCGCCGGTCGACCCGGCGGAGCCGCCGATGAACATCGCGAACAGCAGGAGGAACTGGGTCTGGGTGTCCCACTCCGCGAAGTCCGCGGTCGCGAAGCCGGTCGAGTTCATCAGCGACGCGACCTGGAACACCCCCTGCCGGAGCGCGTTCTCCGGGACGCCCTCCGTGACGCCGCCGATGTCGGTGGCCGGCGCGCCGCCGTAGAACAGCCCGACCGCGAGCACGGCCGCGAACGCGGTCACCAGCCCGAGGTAGATCCGGAACTCCGTGTTCTCGAACATCTCCCGCGGGTCGTCCCTGAGCACGTACCAGAACAGCGCGAAGTTGACCCCGGCGATCACCATGAACGGGACGAACGCCCACTGCACCACCGGCGAGAACGCGCCGATGCTCTCCGCCTCCGGCGAGAACCCGCCGGTCGGGAGCGTGGAGAACCCGTGGGCGATGGCGTTGTACAGGTCCATTTCCGGCGCGTACCCGGTGAGCCCGAGCAGCGCCAGCACGGCGACCATCGCCACCGTGAACCCGAGGTAGATGAGCCAAAGCGCGCGGGCCGTCTCGACGATCCGCGGGGTGAGCTTCTGGAGCCCCGGCCCCGGCGCCTCCGACTCCATC includes the following:
- a CDS encoding universal stress protein, whose amino-acid sequence is MPHSDDRPTGRADDRPVVMVALSNPRTEAALVALAGAVADSRDARLLAVHVVTVPDQTSLENAAANRERLDRSSAELLSAAVADAAPFDAPVETKTILSHRGIEEVFDAARATGADAVVMGYGGARFAGGRVEGSLDELARDLPCDFLVFDGRRLDPADVLVPTAGGPSSDLSAEVALALREAVGAEVSLLHVVEESDEAAGREFLADWAEGHGLGDADLRVETGDVEAAIGRVGEGYDLVIVGATERGLLSRIVRGSLALAAVEALDTPVLLAERPTPRSLRDRLFGDR
- a CDS encoding universal stress protein, whose protein sequence is MDGPDDTGGQDLLGHVLLPVANEEDALRTARALDPYDPARVTALHVVEKGDGVPDKTPIEQSEELAAESYAAVRTVFPDAAEHTAYARDVVEAIFDAAGEVDASAIAYQSRGGNRLVQFLSGDLSAEIATDAPVPVIALPRADADE
- a CDS encoding TrkH family potassium uptake protein, producing MTRTIDARATLSYTGSIVKLLSASMAVPLVVALIYGEDALAFAASMTVAVAIGAGLERLDDEPELGPRDALAVVSLAWLMAAVVGAIPYVIAGYGTPSALAHPVNALFESMSGFTTTGATATAEISFEQHSHAVLMWRQLTQWLGGMGIIVLMIAILPQLAVNGAQLMESEAPGPGLQKLTPRIVETARALWLIYLGFTVAMVAVLALLGLTGYAPEMDLYNAIAHGFSTLPTGGFSPEAESIGAFSPVVQWAFVPFMVIAGVNFALFWYVLRDDPREMFENTEFRIYLGLVTAFAAVLAVGLFYGGAPATDIGGVTEGVPENALRQGVFQVASLMNSTGFATADFAEWDTQTQFLLLFAMFIGGSAGSTGGGIKVIRWLILLKTLRRELYTTANPDVVRPVRLGGEVVDEDVIRGILVFTLLYFLVFALSAVFIELDTARIGERLTGTEALAASLATIGNIGPGLGPLGPFGSYEFLPNTTKLLMIGLMWIGRLEIVPVLALFVAGVDEQ